From the genome of Hymenobacter gelipurpurascens:
CCGCCAAACGAGTGCGCCATCACCACCCATTTCTCTAGGCCTAGGTGCTGCCGCAGCTCTTCCAGATCCTGCACCATGCGGGCCATAGAGTAGTCTTTGCGTGCAGAGCTAGCAGAGCGCCCACTACCGCGCTGGTCGAAATACACCATGCGCAGCTGGTCTTCGAGTTGGTTACCGCCCAGCTTCTCAAACGAGTAGCTGCCCGCGCCGGGTCCGCCGTGCACAAACACACACGGTGTGCCCTTGCCTGAGACCTGGACAAACAGCTTAACTGAATCGGAAGTGAGCAGGGTAGTAGCACCGTTGGTGAGCGTGGCCGGCTTAGTTTGCGCTATAGATTGGCCTAGGCCAGTCAGGAACAGCAAGCAGGCGAACAGGAAACGCATCGGACGGAGTTGAAGGCTGGTCATGGGAGTGTGGAGTGGCAGTGAAGGAATGACTAGGGGCGCAACTGCATCAAACCTCCAGAAAATCACGGCTCATTTCCAGCCTAACCAAGTCGAAACGCCCCAGCAGCAGGGCGAAGTGGCGGAACGAATGGGGCCAACTGAGGGAGGGGCTACGGCCTAAATAACAAGAAAGCCCAGCCGCCCGGCATTGCTGCCGGACAACTGGGCTAGGGTCCCCACCCATACTTCTTCTCTAAATAATAGTGCTCATCCCGAGCCTGATGTTGTTGCGGTGCACCTCACAATCGGCAATGTCCAGCACGCTGTAGGCAATGAAGTTGCCCACCTGCTCGGTGGTATACAGCGTGGTTGGGTTAAGCTCCGGCGTTACTACTCCTTGGTCGAGGGCGTGCTGCACGGCGTCGCGCACGCAGTCGGCTTCCTCTTGCAGGTGGAAGTGGTCGAGGAGCATGGCGGCCGAGAGGATGGTGGCAATGGGGTTGGCAATGCCTTTGCCCTTTGCCTGCGGGTAGGAGCCGTGGATGGGCTCAAACAGCGCCGCACCATCACCCACGGAAGCCGACGGCAGCAGGCCTAGCGAGCCGGCAATAACCGACGCCTCATCCGAAATAATATCCCCAAACATGTTCTCCGTCAGGATGACATCGAACTGGCGCGGGTTCAGGATGATTTGCATGGCCGCGTTATCCACGAACAGGTAGTCGAGGGCTACGCTGGGATACTCAGGTGCAATGTCCTGCACGGTTTCGCGCCAGAGGCGGGAGGTTTCCAGCACATTGGCCTTATCCACCAGCGTGAGCTTGTGGCGGCGCGTTTCGGCGGCCTTGAAGGCGCGATGCGCAATACGCAGGATTTCGTCGCGCGAGTAGGTGCAGTTGTCATAGGCCCAGGTGCGGTCCTCGCTACGGCCTTTCTCGCCAAAGTAAATGCCGCCGGTCAGCTCCCGGAAGATCAGAATATCGGTGCCCTGAATACGCTCGGCTTTCAGCGGCGAATGTTCCAACAGTTGGTCGTAAGCCGTGATGGGGCGGATATTGGCGTACAGGCCTAGGGCCTTGCGCAGGCCTAGAAGGCCCTGCTCGGGGCGCACCTTGGCTGTGGGGTCGTTGTCGTACTTGGGGTCACCGATGGCGCCGAGCAGCACCGCATCGGCGTGGCGGCAGGCGTCGAGGGTGGCATCAGGCAGCGGGGTGCCCGTAGCATCAATAGCGCAGGCGCCCATCAGCTGGTAATCGAACTCGAACTCGTGCCCAAAGCGGCTGGAAATGGCGCGCAGCACGCGCACCGCCTCGCTACATACCTCGGGGCCAATACCGTCGCCGGGCAACACCACAATACGCTTGCTTAGAATACCCATGACCGCTGTTGTTCGTAGGCCGTGATGGCCGCCTCCTGGCTGATTAGAAAATCGATGTCGTCGTACCCATTGATCAGGCACTCTTTTTTGTATAGGTCTAGGTCGAAGTGAATGACCTCATTTCTGCCTGGTACGGTGAGCGTTTGTGCCTGCAAATCCACGGTCAAGGCGGCCTGCGGATTTTGCGCCACCACCTCAAACAGGCCTAGCAACACCTCATCCGACACCTGCAAGGGCAGCAGGCCCGTGTTGAGCGCGTTGCCCCGGAAAATATCGGCGAAGTAGCTGCTAATAACCACTCGAAACCTTGCATCATACAAGGCCCAGGCGGCGTGCTCCCGGCTGGAGCCGCACCCGAAGTTCTTGCCGGCCAGCAGAATCTGGTGGCCTACGTAACGGGCATCGTTCAGCACAAAATCGGGCTTAGGCTGCCCGTCCGCGGTGTAGCGCCAATCGGCAAAGAGGTTCTCGCCAAATCCTTCGCGGGTCGTCGCCTTCAGAAAGCGCGCCGGAATAATCTGGTCCGTATCCACATTTTCTATCGGAAGGGGCACCACGCCGGAGCGCAGCGTCTGGAATTTTTCCATGGGGTGGGGAAGGGAATTATTTACACAAGAGTGTCATGCTGAGCGCAGTCGAAGCATCTCTACCTCTGGCTAACTCTAAGTGGCCTAGGCCTCTTGCAACGAAGCAGTAGAGATGCTTCGACTGCGCTCAGCATGACGGACTAATGAGTGGTTTTTATGTTAGTTTAAATACTGTGTGATGTCAACCAGACGGCCTTCTACAGCGGTGATGGCCGCTACCAGTGGCGAGGCCAGCAGGGTGCGGGCGCCAGGGCCCTGGCGTCCTTCGAAGTTGCGGTTGGAGGTGGAGACGCAGTAAGCACCCGCCGGAATCTTGTCGTCGTTCATGGCCAGGCAGGCGCTGCAGCCGGGCTCGCGGAGCTCGAAACCTGCGTCGGCCAGCACCTTGTCGAGGCCTTCGGCAATGGCTTGCTGCTCCACTTGCTTGGAGCCGGGCACGATGATGGCCTCCACGTGGGCCGCCTTCTGCTTGCCCCGCACGTAGGCCGCCACCGTGCGCAAATCCTCAATGCGCGAGTTGGTGCAGCTCCCAATGAACACGTAGTTAATTTCCTTGCCCAACAGCGACTCGCCCGGCTGAAAGCCCATGTAGCGCAACGACTTGTCGAAGCTGGCAGCCTCGCTACCCCCATTAAGCATCGGAATGTTAGCCGAGAGCGGAATGCCCATGCCGGGGTTGGTGCCGTAGGTAATCATAGGCTGAATGGCCGAAGCATCGAACTGAAGCTCCGCCTCAAACACCGAATCCTCATCGGAGTACAGCGTTTGCCAGTGCGCCACGGCCCGGTCCCAGTTCTCGCCCTGGGGCGCAAAGCGCCGGCCTTTCAGGTATTCGAAAGTAGTAGCATCGGGGGCGATTAGGCCGCCACGGGCGCCCATCTCAATGCTCATGTTGCAAACCGTCATGCGGCCTTCCATGCTCAGGCTCCGGATGGCGCTGCCGGCGTACTCTACAAAGTAGCCAGTCGCTCCGCCGGTGCCCAACTGAGAAATGACATACAGAATCAAATCCTTGGCCGAAACACCGGGCCGCAGGTCGCCATCCAAGGTGATGCGCATGCGCTTGGGCTTATCGAGCAGCAGGCACTGCGAGGCCATTACCTGCGTTACTTGGCTGGTGCCAATACCGAAGGCAATGGTGCCAAACGCGCCGTGGGTGGAGGTGTGGCTGTCACCGCACACCATCGTTAGGCCCGGCTGCGTGATACCCAACTCCGGTCCAATGACGTGCACAATGCCTTGGTACCGGTGGCCTAGGCCATACAATTCCACGCCAAACTTGGCGCAGTTCTCTGTGAGCTTATCCACCTGAGAGCGGGACAGCGGGTCCTGAATCGGTTGGTCCTGGTGGCGTGTGGGCACGTTGTGGTCGGCGGTGGCTACAATCTGCTCCGGGCGGTGCAAGGTGAGGCTGCGGGCCGTTAGCTCGTCAAACGCCTGGGGGCTGGTTACCTCATGAATCAGATGGCGGTCGATGTAAAAAACCGTGAGGCCGCCAGCTACTTCGCGCACCACGTGCGCGTCCCAAATTTTATCAAATAAGGTTTTAGACGACATGAGAGAGGGTGGGATAATTAATCGGAACGACATGCTGCTATTACTGTTACTCCACCGTCACCAACTGCTCTTGCTCCACCATCACGTGCAAGTCGTCGTCAACCACTTCTTTCTGGCGGTCGGCCAGCACGAGGAACGAGGCGTAGGCTTTATTGAGCGCGGTGCGGTCGAAGTCGTAGCCGATTTTCTGGAGGCGGTAGGCCAGGGCAGCGCGGCCGGAGCGGGCCGTAAGCACGATGGCCGAATCGGGCATGCCCACCTCGCGCGGGTCAATGATTTCGTAGGTCTCGCGGTGCTTAATGACACCGTCCTGGTGGATGCCGCTGGAGTGCGAAAACGCGTTGGCGCCCACAATAGCCTTGTTCGGCTGCACCGGCATCGACATGAGGTGCGACACCATGGCTGAGGTTTCGGCGAGCAGTTTGGTGTTGATGCCCGTTTCGAAGTTGAGGTAGGGATGCTGGCGGAGCACCATTACGGCTTCTTCCAGAGCCGTATTGCCAGCCCGCTCGCCCACGCCATTGATGGTACATTCTACCTGCTGGGCGCCGTTGAGCACGCCCGCAATGGAGTTGGCGGTGGCCATGCCCAAATCGTTGTGGCAATGAGTAGAGAGACGCACGTGCTCAATGCCACGCACATTATCCGCGAGGTATTTGATCTTGGCGCCGTATTCACTGGGCAGGCAATAGCCAGTGGTATCTGGGATGTTCAGCACCGTAGCGCCGGCGCGGATAGCGGCCTCGCAGACTCGGGCCAGAAACTCATTGTCGGTGCGGCCCGCGTCTTCGGCGTAAAACTCCACGTCTTCCACGAAGGATTTGGCCAGCTTCACGGCCGCCACGGCGCGCTCCAAGACCTTCTCCGGGGTAGTGCAGAGTTTGTACCGGATGTGCGAATCGGAGGTGCCAATACCCGTATGAATGCGCGGATATTTTGCTGATTTCAGGGCCTCGGCGGCTCTAACAATATCGGTTTCCACCGCCCGAGAAAGGCCGCAGACCGTAGCGTAGCGTGTCTGGGCCGCAATGGCCGCCACCGCCGCAAAGTCGCCGGGACTCGATACCGGAAAGCCGGCCTCAATTACGTCCACACCTAGTAGCTCCAGCTGGCGGGCAATCAGCAGTTTCTCGTCCCGGTTCAGCTTGCAGCCCGGCACCTGTTCCCCGTCGCGCAGGGTCGTGTCGAAGATGTGGATTTTTTGAGTCGCCATGTCTCTTGGGTTCAGTCAGCGAAATGTGCTGCCCGCAAGTACATGGCCTAGGTGTGCGAATGAAAACAGTTTGTTGGCAAGCCTACTATTTCTAAAAGATGATTTATAAATTATAAATTACTGATGATGAATTGATTGTATATTAATGAAATACAATGGCCAACATCCTAAAGAACGTAGCTCCCCTCCTCAGATGAGGAGGGGCTGGGGGTGGTTGAAATGCCTAGAACGACTCTATTTAGAACAACCTATCAGCCCGTCATGCTGAGCTTGCCGAAGCATCTCTACCGGTTCGCCGCTGTTCTAGGCCAGTAGGTTAGCCAGAGGTAGAGATGCTTCGGCTCCGCTCAGCATGACAGGCGTTGTAAACAACGATTGGACAACCACCCCCAGCCCCTCCTCATCTGAGGAGGGGAGCTACGTTCTTTCAAATCGAACTACACCAGCAAACTTAGGAAATCTTGCTTGCCGTTGAGGTATTCGTAGCCGAAGCCTTCGGCGGCCATGCGTAGCTGAATGCCCTCTATGTCGTGAGGGCGCTGCACTTCTAGGCCTATAAAGACGGGGCCTTTTTCCTTGTTGTTCTTCTTGATGTACTGAAACTGGATAATGTCGTCACCTTCGTGGAGGACGTGGTTCACGAAGCGGCGGAGGGCACCGGGTTTCTGGTTGAAAGTCACCAGGAAGTAGTGCTTGCGGCCTTGGTGGCGCATGGCGCGCTCCTTGATGTCCTCCATGCGGGTGATATCGTTGTTGGAGCCACTGAGCACGCACACCACCGTTTTGCCCCGGATCTGGTCGGCGTACTGGTGCAGGGCCGAGACGCTGAGCGTGCCGGCCGGCTCCAATACAATGCCTTCCTCGTTGTACATCTTCAGCAGGTCCTCGCAGACCTGGCCTTCCGGTACCAGCGCCACCTCATCCAGCAACTCCCGGCACAGCTCAAAAGTCAGCTCGCCGGGGCACTTTACGGCGGCCCCATCCACGAAGCTCTCGATGTGCTCTAGAGGTTGGCGTAGGCCAGTCTGGATAGCGCGCTGCATGGAAGGTGCGCCCAGCGGCTGCACGCCAATGAGCTTAGTATGAGGGCTCAACTGCCGAAACACGCTGCTGACGCCTGAGGCTAGGCCACCTCCGCCAATGGGCATGAAGCAATAATCAATGGAGCCGGGCGCGTCGCGCAGAATCTCTAGGCCTACGGTGGCTTGGCCCTCCACAATGGCCAGATCATCGAAGGGGTGCACGAAGGTTCTGCCGCGCTGGTCACAGAAGTCTTTCGCGGCCTTGTAGGTATCATCGAAGGAAGCGCCAGTCAGGACAACTTCTACCTGGTCTTTCCCGAACAAGCGCACCTTGTTTACCTTCTGAGCCGGGGTTTGGGCCGGCATGAAAATATGGCCTCGTAGCCCCAGCAGCTGACAGGCGTAGGCCACTCCCTGCGCGTGGTTGCCCGCGCTGGCGCACACCACATCCTGCCCCGACTGCTCCCTGCTCAGACCAGCCATCTTGTTATATGCCCCCCGAATTTTGTAGGAACGCACCACCTGCAGATCCTCGCGCTTCAGATACACCTGCGCCCCGTAGGCGTCCGATAGGCCTAGATTGTGCTGGAGCAGCGTTTTGTAGATAACGCCGTCCAGCGTGCGCGCCGCCCGTTCCACGTTTTCCAGCCGCACCGTGGGGGCAGAGGTTAGGGTTTCTGGTTCCATAGGGGTAGTTATGAGCAGAAAAAAAGAACGTCATGTCTGGACTGCGCTAGACATGACGTTCTTGATTATTCAAATGGCTATTAGCTTAGTTCTTCCACCTTTTCGGTGGCTTTGGAGCGCAGCTCACGCACGGTGGCTCCTGTCTGCCACAGCTCCGAGTCGCGCACTTCTTTCAGCTCCGCTTCCAGGTCTTGGCGGTAGCCAGGGGTAGAGCCACGCTGGATGGTGCGGGCGGCTTCTTTGCCGGAAGCTACACTGTCGTAGAGCTCATTGAGCACGGGCAGGGTGGCTTCGCGGAAGCGACCTTTCCAGTCGAGGGCGCCGCGCTGGGCGGTTACGGAGCAGTTGCTGAACATCCAGTCCATGCCGTTTTCGCCAACTAGGGGCACGAGGCTCTGGGTGAGTTCTTCCACGGTTTCGTTGAAGGCCTCAGAAGGGGAGTGGCCGCGCTGACGCAGCACTTGGTATTGAGCCTCTATGATGCCCGCCAAAGCGCCCATCAGCACGCCCCGCTCGCCGGTGAGGTCGGAGTACACTTCGCGCTTGAAGTCGGTTTCAAACAAGTAGCCCGAGCCTACCCCGATACCGAGGGCAATAGCCTTCTCGTAGGCCTGTCCGGTAGCATCCTGGAACACCGCAAACGACGAGTTCAGGCCACCGCCCGCCACAAACAGGCGGCGCAAGCTGGTGCCGCTACCCTTGGGAGCTACCAATACCACGTCCACATCAGCAGGCGGAACGATGCCGGTTTGGTCGTTGAACGTGATGCCGAAGCCGTGTGAGAAGTACAGCGTTTTGCCGGGCGTGAGTTTGGCTTTCAGCGTAGGCCACACCGCAATCTGGCCGGCATCGGAGAGCAAGTTGGCGATGATGGTGCCGCGCTCCGCTGCTTCTTGAATGTCGAAAAGTGTTTCGCCTTCTACCCAGCCATCGGCTTCCGCCTTGCTCCACGACGCAGAGTCGCGGCGCTGCCCAATGATGACGTTGAAACCGTTGTCGCGCAGGTTCAGCGCCTGGCCGGGACCCTGCACGCCGTAGCCAATCACGGCAATGGTTTCGTCTTTTAGGATAGCGCGAGCTTTCTCTAAAGGAAATTCGTCGCGAGTAACTACGTGCTCTTCTACGCCGCCAAAGTTGATGGTTGCCATGATGTTGGGTATTGGGTTGGAAGATGAATTTGTGTCGGTTTGTTGGCTTTCTGGCCGTCATGCTGAGCGGAGTCGAAGCATCTCTACCTCTGGCTAATCAACAAGCTTAGCAATGACTCAACGAAGTGGTAGAGATGCTTCGACAAGCTCAGCATGACGTTCTTTTTTGCTCACGACGGCAAGCGTTTTTACATCGTGAACACCTTGTCGCGGCTGTTGAGGTAATCGTTTTCACTGACCTCGTGGCTGGGTTCCACTCGCTCAAACTCGCGGAGTTTATGGTGAAAGCCCTGGCTGTTTTTGATGATGGCAATGCGGGCCGAGCGCACAAACTCAATAAGGCCGTAGGGGGCCAAAACGGACAGGAGTTTGTCGGTTTCCTCGCGGTGGCCGGTGGTTTCGAATACCGTATAATCTTTCCGAATCACCACGACGCGGGCGCCATGTTCTCGTAGCAGGCGCTCCACAATCACGCGCTCGGCAATGACGTCAGTGGGAACTTTGTACAGCGCCATTTCCTGCCAGATCACGTCCTCGTTGGTATTGAAGTACACCTTCAGCACCTCGATCTGCTTTTCAATCTGCCGGGCAATTTTGCGTACTACCTCCTCGGTTTCCACCACCACGATGTTGAAGCGGTGGATTCCTTCGATTTCGGAAGGGGAGGTGTTGAGGCTCTCGATGTTGATTTTGCGCCGGGAGAAAATGATGGCAATGCGGTTCAGCAGTCCCACCTGATTCTCGGTGTAGGCCGTGATGTTGTACTCCTGCCGCTCGATGGGTTGCTGGTTCATGTAATTTGCCTCTATCTGAACGTCATGCTGAGCGGAGCCGAAGCATCTCGCGTGCTGACGTTGCAATGCTATTAATTACTCTCTAGCGAGATGCTTCGGCTCCGCTCAGCATGACGTTCTGCTAGGCTTTCAAATCGTTCTACTTCAACCTTATCTCCCCAACCCCACAGCCTTGGGGAACCATGGGGAAGATGTTGTTCTCCTTCGTCACCATGACCTCCAATAGGAAGGAGCCAGGGTGCTCCAGCATTTCGCGGAGAGCGGGTTGTAGCCCGGGGCGTTTATCCACTCGGCGGCCGGCAATGCTGTAGCCGCTGGCCACCATCACGTAATCGGGGCTGGCAATATCCACGAAGGAGTAGCGCCGGTCGTGGAACATCTCCTGCCACTGGCGCACCATGCCCAGGAACTGGTTATTGAGCAGCAGAATCTTCACGTTGGCGCCAGTTTGCATAATCGTGCCCAGCTCCTGGATGGTCATCTGGATTCCGCCGTCGCCGATAACGGCGACTACCGTGCGCTCCGGCGCCCCAAACTTGGCCCCAATGGCGGCGGGTAGGGCGAAGCCCATGGTGCCTAGGCCACCGCTGGTGATGTTGCTGCGCGTGTGGTTGAGCTTGGCGTAGCGGCAGGCTACCATCTGGTGCTGGCCTACGTCGGTCACGATGATGGCCTCGCCCTGGGTCAACTCGTTTAGCTGCTGAATCACCTCGCCCATGGTCAACTCGTCGGAGGTCGGGAAGAGCTCGTCCTGGATGACGGCCGCTATTTCCTCCGCGTCGTGGTCCTGGAAGCGTTGGCGCCACTCGGGGTGCGTGCGGGCTTCGATTAGCTCGGTGAGCAGGGGGAGGGTTTCCTTGCAGTCGCCCCACACCGGCACGGTAGCTTTCACGTTCTTGTCGATTTCCGTGGGGTCTATGTCGAGATGAATGACCTGGGCTTGTTTGGCGTACTTATCTAATCGGCCAGTTACCCGGTCGTCGAAACGCATGCCGATGGCAATGAGCACGTCGCACTCGTTGGTCAGCACGTTGGGGCCGTAGTTGCCGTGCATGCCCAACATACCCACGTTGAGGGGATGGCCGGTTGGCAGCGCGCCAGCACCTAGGATAGTCCAGGCGGCCGGAATACCGCTTTTCTCAATGAACTGCTTGAACTCCTGCTCTGCCTGGCCTAGCAACACGCCCTGGCCCCAGAGCACCAACGGCCGCTTGGCTTGGTTGATGAGGGCGGCAGCCTGCGCCACGTACTCGTGCCGAATAAGTGGCCTAGGCCGATAGCTGCGGATATGGGTGCAGGGTTGGTAGGGCTCGAAGTCAGCCTTCTGAATTTGAGCGTTTTTGGTGATGTCAATCAGCACCGGACCAGGCCTACCGCTGCGCGCGATGTAGAAGGCTTTGGCCAGTACCTCCGGAATCTCACGCGCATCCGTTACCTGGTGGTTCCACTTGGTAACGGGCGTTGTGATATTGATGATGTCGGTTTCCTGAAAGGCATCCGTACCTAACAGGTGCGCGAATACCTGCCCCGTGATGCATACCAGCGGCGTGCTGTCAATCTGGGCGTCGGCTAGGCCAGTCACGAGGTTAGTAGCGCCGGGTCCGCTGGTCGCGAAGACGACGCCCACCTTGCCCGACGAACGCGCATAGCCCTGCGCCGCATGGATGCCGCCCTGCTCGTGGCGCACCAACACGTGATTGAGCTGCTCCTTGAAGTCGTAGAGCGCGTCATAGATCGGGATGATGGCGCCGCCGGGGTAGCCGAATATGGTATCCACGCCCTCCGCCAGCAGCGCGTGCAGCGTGGCCTGCGCGCCCGAAAGTGTCTGGGTGCTAGGCTCTGCCGTGGCTACGGCCGTTTCAGGCGAGGTTGGCACGGGCTGGGGTTGTGGGTTCAAGTACATGGTCTTCCTGGTAATCGGTGATACAGCCGCGGCTCGCGTCGCTGACCGTGCGGATATACTTCAGCAGCACGCCTTGTTGCACGTTGGGCCAGGGCCGCTGCCACTGCTGGCGGCGTAGCTCCAGCAAGGCGTCATCTACCTGCACATCAATGGTGTTGGTGCCGGCGTCCAGCACAATCCAGTCGCCATCTTCCACTAGGGCAATGGTGCCGCCGTCGTAGGCCTCCGGGCAGACGTGTCCGATAACAAAACCGTGGGTGCCGCCTGAAAAGCGGCCATCCGTAATCAGGGCCACTTTGTCGCCTAGGCCGGCCCCAATTATGGCCGAGGTAGGCTTGAGCATCTCGGGCATGCCGGGCCCGCCCTTGGGCCCCACGTAGCGAATCACGACGACCTGGCCGGGCTGAATCTTGCCCTGCGTGATGCCTTCGTTCAGTTCTTCCTCGGAGTTGAACACGATGGCCGGACCTTCAAACCGGAGGCCTTCTTTTCCTGTGATTTTCGCAACGGCGCCCTTCTCGGCCAGATTGCCATACAGAATCTGAATGTGACCATCGGCCTTGATGGGGTTGTCCAGGGGGCGCAGCAAATCCTGCTCGGCGCCGAGAGGCTGCACGTCGGCGAGATTTTCGGCTATGGTTCGGCCTGTTACCGTCAGCAGGTCGCCGTGGAGCAGGCCTAGGTTCAGTAGCGTTTTCATCACGGCCGGCACACCGCCTAGTGCCGAGAGGTCTTCCATCAGGTACTTGCCACTAGGCTTCAGATCAGCCAACACCGGCGTGCGGTTGCTCACGGCCTGGAAGTCCTCCATCGTGAGGTGCACGCCGGCGGCGTGGGCAATGGCAATCAGGTGAAGCACCGCGTTGGTAGAGCCGCCGAGCACGGTAGTCATCACCAGGGCATTTTCGAAGGCCTCGCGCACCAAAATGCCGCGGGGCTTGAGGTCGAGTTCTAGCAGGCGGCGCAGGTAGGAGCCAGCCGTGAGGCACTCCTGCTGCTTCTCCTGGCTAACCGCCGGGGAGGACGAGGAAAACGGGACGCTCATGCCCAGCGTTTCGATGGCCGCCGCCATGGTGTTGGCTGTGTACATGCCCCCACACGCCCCCGGACCCGGACAGGCGTTGTGGATGATGCCCCTGTAATCCTCGTCCGATATCTGTCCCTGCAGCTTCTTGCCGTAGGCCTCAAAGCACGACACAATGTTGAGCTGCTGCCCCTTAAAGGTGCCCCCCTTAATAGTGCCTCCATACACCATCAGGGAAGGCCGGTTCAGGCGCGCCATGGCAATAAGGGCGCCGGGCATATTCTTGTCGCAACCCATCACGCAGGCCAGCGCATCGTAGTTGTGCGCCCCGGCCATAGCTTCAATGGAATCGGCAATTATTTCCCTGGAAACCAGGGAGTAGCGCATGCCC
Proteins encoded in this window:
- the leuB gene encoding 3-isopropylmalate dehydrogenase, encoding MGILSKRIVVLPGDGIGPEVCSEAVRVLRAISSRFGHEFEFDYQLMGACAIDATGTPLPDATLDACRHADAVLLGAIGDPKYDNDPTAKVRPEQGLLGLRKALGLYANIRPITAYDQLLEHSPLKAERIQGTDILIFRELTGGIYFGEKGRSEDRTWAYDNCTYSRDEILRIAHRAFKAAETRRHKLTLVDKANVLETSRLWRETVQDIAPEYPSVALDYLFVDNAAMQIILNPRQFDVILTENMFGDIISDEASVIAGSLGLLPSASVGDGAALFEPIHGSYPQAKGKGIANPIATILSAAMLLDHFHLQEEADCVRDAVQHALDQGVVTPELNPTTLYTTEQVGNFIAYSVLDIADCEVHRNNIRLGMSTII
- the leuD gene encoding 3-isopropylmalate dehydratase small subunit encodes the protein MEKFQTLRSGVVPLPIENVDTDQIIPARFLKATTREGFGENLFADWRYTADGQPKPDFVLNDARYVGHQILLAGKNFGCGSSREHAAWALYDARFRVVISSYFADIFRGNALNTGLLPLQVSDEVLLGLFEVVAQNPQAALTVDLQAQTLTVPGRNEVIHFDLDLYKKECLINGYDDIDFLISQEAAITAYEQQRSWVF
- the leuC gene encoding 3-isopropylmalate dehydratase large subunit; translation: MSSKTLFDKIWDAHVVREVAGGLTVFYIDRHLIHEVTSPQAFDELTARSLTLHRPEQIVATADHNVPTRHQDQPIQDPLSRSQVDKLTENCAKFGVELYGLGHRYQGIVHVIGPELGITQPGLTMVCGDSHTSTHGAFGTIAFGIGTSQVTQVMASQCLLLDKPKRMRITLDGDLRPGVSAKDLILYVISQLGTGGATGYFVEYAGSAIRSLSMEGRMTVCNMSIEMGARGGLIAPDATTFEYLKGRRFAPQGENWDRAVAHWQTLYSDEDSVFEAELQFDASAIQPMITYGTNPGMGIPLSANIPMLNGGSEAASFDKSLRYMGFQPGESLLGKEINYVFIGSCTNSRIEDLRTVAAYVRGKQKAAHVEAIIVPGSKQVEQQAIAEGLDKVLADAGFELREPGCSACLAMNDDKIPAGAYCVSTSNRNFEGRQGPGARTLLASPLVAAITAVEGRLVDITQYLN
- a CDS encoding 2-isopropylmalate synthase, translated to MATQKIHIFDTTLRDGEQVPGCKLNRDEKLLIARQLELLGVDVIEAGFPVSSPGDFAAVAAIAAQTRYATVCGLSRAVETDIVRAAEALKSAKYPRIHTGIGTSDSHIRYKLCTTPEKVLERAVAAVKLAKSFVEDVEFYAEDAGRTDNEFLARVCEAAIRAGATVLNIPDTTGYCLPSEYGAKIKYLADNVRGIEHVRLSTHCHNDLGMATANSIAGVLNGAQQVECTINGVGERAGNTALEEAVMVLRQHPYLNFETGINTKLLAETSAMVSHLMSMPVQPNKAIVGANAFSHSSGIHQDGVIKHRETYEIIDPREVGMPDSAIVLTARSGRAALAYRLQKIGYDFDRTALNKAYASFLVLADRQKEVVDDDLHVMVEQEQLVTVE
- the ilvA gene encoding threonine ammonia-lyase IlvA — translated: MEPETLTSAPTVRLENVERAARTLDGVIYKTLLQHNLGLSDAYGAQVYLKREDLQVVRSYKIRGAYNKMAGLSREQSGQDVVCASAGNHAQGVAYACQLLGLRGHIFMPAQTPAQKVNKVRLFGKDQVEVVLTGASFDDTYKAAKDFCDQRGRTFVHPFDDLAIVEGQATVGLEILRDAPGSIDYCFMPIGGGGLASGVSSVFRQLSPHTKLIGVQPLGAPSMQRAIQTGLRQPLEHIESFVDGAAVKCPGELTFELCRELLDEVALVPEGQVCEDLLKMYNEEGIVLEPAGTLSVSALHQYADQIRGKTVVCVLSGSNNDITRMEDIKERAMRHQGRKHYFLVTFNQKPGALRRFVNHVLHEGDDIIQFQYIKKNNKEKGPVFIGLEVQRPHDIEGIQLRMAAEGFGYEYLNGKQDFLSLLV
- the ilvC gene encoding ketol-acid reductoisomerase; translation: MATINFGGVEEHVVTRDEFPLEKARAILKDETIAVIGYGVQGPGQALNLRDNGFNVIIGQRRDSASWSKAEADGWVEGETLFDIQEAAERGTIIANLLSDAGQIAVWPTLKAKLTPGKTLYFSHGFGITFNDQTGIVPPADVDVVLVAPKGSGTSLRRLFVAGGGLNSSFAVFQDATGQAYEKAIALGIGVGSGYLFETDFKREVYSDLTGERGVLMGALAGIIEAQYQVLRQRGHSPSEAFNETVEELTQSLVPLVGENGMDWMFSNCSVTAQRGALDWKGRFREATLPVLNELYDSVASGKEAARTIQRGSTPGYRQDLEAELKEVRDSELWQTGATVRELRSKATEKVEELS
- the ilvN gene encoding acetolactate synthase small subunit yields the protein MNQQPIERQEYNITAYTENQVGLLNRIAIIFSRRKINIESLNTSPSEIEGIHRFNIVVVETEEVVRKIARQIEKQIEVLKVYFNTNEDVIWQEMALYKVPTDVIAERVIVERLLREHGARVVVIRKDYTVFETTGHREETDKLLSVLAPYGLIEFVRSARIAIIKNSQGFHHKLREFERVEPSHEVSENDYLNSRDKVFTM
- the ilvB gene encoding biosynthetic-type acetolactate synthase large subunit → MYLNPQPQPVPTSPETAVATAEPSTQTLSGAQATLHALLAEGVDTIFGYPGGAIIPIYDALYDFKEQLNHVLVRHEQGGIHAAQGYARSSGKVGVVFATSGPGATNLVTGLADAQIDSTPLVCITGQVFAHLLGTDAFQETDIINITTPVTKWNHQVTDAREIPEVLAKAFYIARSGRPGPVLIDITKNAQIQKADFEPYQPCTHIRSYRPRPLIRHEYVAQAAALINQAKRPLVLWGQGVLLGQAEQEFKQFIEKSGIPAAWTILGAGALPTGHPLNVGMLGMHGNYGPNVLTNECDVLIAIGMRFDDRVTGRLDKYAKQAQVIHLDIDPTEIDKNVKATVPVWGDCKETLPLLTELIEARTHPEWRQRFQDHDAEEIAAVIQDELFPTSDELTMGEVIQQLNELTQGEAIIVTDVGQHQMVACRYAKLNHTRSNITSGGLGTMGFALPAAIGAKFGAPERTVVAVIGDGGIQMTIQELGTIMQTGANVKILLLNNQFLGMVRQWQEMFHDRRYSFVDIASPDYVMVASGYSIAGRRVDKRPGLQPALREMLEHPGSFLLEVMVTKENNIFPMVPQGCGVGEIRLK